The following proteins are co-located in the Patescibacteria group bacterium genome:
- the infC gene encoding translation initiation factor IF-3, with product MSKKEFRINEQIRAPQVRVIDQAGTVLGVMSAAEAIRLAHERELDLVEVSPVANPPVCKIVNYGQLRYEANKKERKQRVKQKKTEVKGIRLSTTIGEHDVSVRVNQAKKFLAEGNKVQIELLLRGRQKAHPDIGKDVILKFMNHLLDVATIESNVSLQGGKVSAILMPKK from the coding sequence AAAAAAAGAATTTCGTATCAATGAACAAATCCGCGCACCACAAGTCCGCGTCATTGATCAAGCCGGTACCGTCCTTGGTGTTATGAGTGCAGCTGAAGCGATCCGTTTAGCTCATGAACGAGAACTAGATTTAGTTGAAGTCTCTCCAGTGGCTAATCCACCTGTCTGTAAGATAGTCAATTATGGACAATTACGTTACGAGGCCAACAAGAAAGAACGTAAACAACGGGTTAAACAGAAGAAAACTGAGGTGAAAGGTATTCGTTTATCGACTACCATTGGCGAACATGACGTCTCGGTGCGAGTGAATCAAGCCAAAAAGTTTCTGGCTGAAGGCAATAAAGTCCAAATTGAGTTGCTCTTGCGCGGTCGGCAGAAAGCTCATCCTGATATCGGTAAAGATGTTATTCTCAAATTCATGAACCATTTACTCGATGTCGCCACAATAGAAAGTAATGTCAGCTTGCAAGGTGGTAAAGTATCTGCTATCCTCATGCCGAAGAAATAA